The following proteins come from a genomic window of Candidatus Bipolaricaulis sibiricus:
- a CDS encoding Type I restriction-modification system, DNA-methyltransferase subunit M has protein sequence MTPGTISAKPPFNVSDWGGERLRDDKRWQYGVPIRRAGGTDCGWGWPHE, from the coding sequence ATGACCCCCGGCACCATCTCCGCCAAACCGCCCTTCAACGTCTCTGACTGGGGCGGCGAGCGGTTGCGCGACGACAAGCGCTGGCAGTACGGCGTGCCGATCCGGCGTGCGGGGGGCACAGATTGCGGATGGGGATGGCCTCATGAGTGA
- a CDS encoding Mrr restriction system protein, with translation MPIPDYQSLMLPLLRRLGDGAEQNIRDLITQLAEEFALTDAERKELLPSGQQPVFDNRVGWARTYMKKAGLLESSRRGWVRISQRGLNVLKEQPERIDDHFLERFEEFRAFRALRKTTAPTDQALATGDEPSPEESLARAYETLKQGVLDELLERVSQVSFEFFERLVVELLVRMGYGGSFQEAARAVGRSGDEGIDGIIKEDRLGLDVVYIQAKRWTNLVSRPEIQKFAGALQGHRARKGVFITTSSFSKEAWEYVEKIDSKIVLIDGEQLANLMFENGVGVSPVGTYSVKKVDNDFFLEE, from the coding sequence ATGCCTATTCCTGATTATCAGTCACTGATGCTGCCCTTACTCAGGCGCCTCGGAGACGGCGCGGAGCAAAACATACGCGATTTGATTACCCAGCTGGCTGAGGAATTCGCTCTCACCGACGCCGAACGCAAGGAGCTTTTGCCGAGTGGCCAGCAACCTGTCTTCGACAACCGCGTGGGCTGGGCGAGAACCTACATGAAAAAAGCCGGCCTGCTGGAAAGTTCTCGCCGGGGCTGGGTACGCATTAGCCAGCGAGGGCTCAACGTGCTCAAGGAGCAACCCGAGCGTATCGACGATCACTTCCTCGAACGCTTCGAGGAGTTCCGCGCCTTCCGCGCGCTGAGAAAAACTACTGCACCGACAGATCAGGCTTTAGCAACAGGCGACGAGCCATCGCCAGAAGAGTCGCTTGCACGGGCGTACGAGACCCTTAAGCAAGGTGTGTTGGACGAGCTCTTGGAGCGGGTGAGTCAGGTCTCGTTCGAGTTTTTCGAACGCCTGGTCGTAGAGTTGCTGGTGCGCATGGGTTACGGCGGTTCATTTCAGGAAGCCGCCCGTGCCGTGGGGCGCAGTGGCGACGAAGGAATCGACGGCATCATCAAGGAGGACCGACTTGGGCTCGATGTCGTCTACATTCAGGCCAAGCGTTGGACAAACCTCGTCAGTAGACCAGAAATCCAAAAGTTTGCTGGTGCACTTCAGGGTCATCGCGCCCGCAAAGGCGTGTTCATTACCACCTCCAGCTTCAGCAAGGAAGCTTGGGAGTACGTCGAGAAAATCGACAGCAAGATCGTGCTCATTGACGGTGAGCAGCTTGCGAACCTCATGTTTGAGAACGGCGTGGGTGTATCTCCCGTTGGAACCTACTCGGTCAAGAAGGTGGATAACGATTTCTTCCTCGAGGAGTGA
- a CDS encoding Type I restriction-modification system, DNA-methyltransferase subunit M produces MPRARKGGGRTNPTGGDLGFGAELWRMADALRGSMDAADYKHVVLGLIFLKYISDAFEEQHARLVAEQTEGADPEDPDEYRAHATGNGNGGRARADIWIYGQESNYATWRLAKMNLATRGSDGRVEQPVVCRVAPRHGTKCIAQEEWKGGWNHAYS; encoded by the coding sequence ATGCCCAGGGCGAGGAAGGGGGGAGGGCGGACGAACCCCACCGGCGGGGACCTAGGCTTCGGGGCCGAGCTGTGGCGCATGGCCGATGCGCTGCGCGGGTCGATGGACGCCGCCGACTACAAGCACGTGGTGCTCGGCCTGATTTTCCTCAAGTACATCTCCGACGCCTTCGAGGAGCAGCATGCCAGGCTCGTCGCCGAGCAGACAGAGGGCGCCGACCCCGAGGACCCCGATGAATACCGCGCCCATGCCACTGGCAACGGCAACGGTGGCCGTGCCCGCGCCGACATTTGGATCTACGGCCAGGAGTCAAACTACGCTACCTGGCGGCTTGCCAAGATGAACCTGGCCACCCGCGGGAGCGACGGGCGGGTCGAGCAGCCTGTTGTGTGCCGTGTCGCTCCGCGTCATGGCACGAAGTGCATCGCTCAAGAAGAATGGAAAGGAGGATGGAACCATGCCTATTCCTGA